The Corynebacterium pseudopelargi genome contains a region encoding:
- the rsmD gene encoding 16S rRNA (guanine(966)-N(2))-methyltransferase RsmD — MGQARIISGEARGRKIKVPPQGTRPTSDRAREGLFSSLQVRFGFQDAVVLDLFAGSGALGLEAASRGAKEVVLVEDNHQAAEIIRSNAQVVGHPQVRVEEMKASTYLATAPDRYFSMVLADPPYELSDEAVAEMIQALKPKLVDGAVVVIERHRDSAHTDWPAWMVPTPQKLKKRTFGIARMDMAVYHQEEA, encoded by the coding sequence ATGGGACAAGCACGCATCATTTCAGGAGAAGCCAGGGGCCGAAAGATTAAGGTGCCACCCCAAGGCACCAGGCCTACCTCCGACCGCGCGCGCGAGGGTCTGTTTTCTTCGTTGCAGGTGCGTTTTGGTTTCCAGGACGCTGTGGTGCTGGACCTTTTCGCAGGCTCCGGCGCGCTGGGCTTGGAGGCCGCGAGCCGTGGCGCCAAGGAAGTGGTGTTGGTAGAAGATAACCACCAGGCCGCAGAGATTATTCGCAGCAATGCACAAGTGGTGGGCCATCCGCAGGTCAGGGTGGAGGAGATGAAGGCATCGACGTACCTGGCCACGGCGCCGGATCGCTACTTTTCTATGGTGTTGGCCGATCCTCCCTATGAGCTTTCAGATGAAGCCGTAGCTGAGATGATTCAGGCGCTCAAACCCAAGCTTGTCGACGGCGCCGTGGTCGTTATCGAACGTCACCGCGACTCCGCCCACACCGATTGGCCTGCGTGGATGGTGCCAACGCCGCAGAAATTAAAAAAGCGAACCTTTGGCATTGCGCGCATGGATATGGCCGTCTACCACCAAGAGGAGGCCTAG
- a CDS encoding DUF3515 domain-containing protein, which translates to MSRPEASFRKTPIVLALVLSLLLVLGVLIGAKVVYERVAQQPVAMPALDSPEAESQECQQLIDALPEKLAGHKRAELADPAPAGAAAWASSSTERMTLRCGVSTPLQYTEITPLHEVDGIEWMRVDDATPGSSLHTWFAVNRTPLVALTGDDVALDEQPAPLDALTPALNQLKDKALKPHALPLADVATQASKSCDALLGNLPETLGEDLKATNTSLAQTKAWTAYGKEPVVLRCGVPFPKEYKAGVQLQQVDGVPWFENTILGNGTTASTWYPMGRDVVVAVSMPADGNQVLVQLTKAIKQQTKALDQSER; encoded by the coding sequence ATGAGCCGCCCCGAAGCCTCCTTTAGAAAAACGCCCATCGTTTTGGCATTAGTGTTAAGCCTCCTGCTGGTACTGGGAGTGCTCATCGGTGCAAAAGTCGTCTATGAGCGCGTAGCGCAGCAACCAGTGGCCATGCCGGCATTGGATTCGCCAGAAGCTGAGTCGCAGGAATGCCAGCAGCTTATTGATGCCCTCCCCGAGAAACTCGCCGGGCATAAGCGCGCCGAGCTTGCAGATCCTGCCCCCGCGGGAGCTGCGGCGTGGGCATCGAGTTCTACTGAGAGAATGACGCTTCGCTGCGGGGTATCGACCCCCCTGCAGTACACCGAAATTACCCCACTACACGAGGTAGATGGCATCGAGTGGATGCGCGTTGATGATGCCACCCCAGGGTCTTCCCTGCACACCTGGTTTGCGGTAAACCGCACACCACTGGTGGCGTTGACCGGGGATGATGTGGCATTAGATGAACAGCCTGCTCCACTGGATGCTTTAACGCCAGCGCTGAATCAGCTCAAAGATAAAGCGCTGAAGCCTCATGCTTTGCCGCTGGCGGATGTGGCAACGCAGGCGTCGAAAAGCTGTGATGCACTCCTTGGCAATCTGCCTGAAACCCTCGGCGAGGACCTCAAAGCCACGAACACTTCGCTGGCGCAAACCAAGGCGTGGACTGCCTATGGCAAAGAGCCGGTGGTGCTTCGCTGCGGCGTGCCCTTCCCCAAGGAATACAAAGCAGGGGTGCAATTACAGCAGGTAGATGGGGTGCCGTGGTTTGAGAACACGATTCTGGGCAACGGCACCACCGCCTCCACCTGGTATCCGATGGGTCGCGATGTGGTGGTGGCGGTATCGATGCCGGCCGATGGCAATCAGGTGCTTGTGCAGTTGACCAAGGCGATTAAGCAGCAGACGAAAGCGCTTGATCAATCAGAGCGCTAA
- a CDS encoding D-alanine--D-alanine ligase family protein, whose amino-acid sequence MNSAANKIRVAVVYGGQSSEHSVSCVSAGAVMSHLDPERFEVYPIGISKEGAWTVGTTDVEELRTQDRVMPTVKMREPLTLALDPAHRGEFRFEDGSLHTTVDVIFPVLHGPYGEDGTIQGLFDLSGVPYVGTGVLSSACGMDKEFTKKLLKAEGLPVGEEVVLRDGRDLSEQELARLGLPVFVKPARGGSSIGISRVESRDELAAAIELARQYDSKVIVEAEIVGEEVECGVLEYADGTRVASVPARLINTDGSDEGFYGFDTKYLDNVVSAEIPAQFDEALLAQLRELSLRAFDALNCEGLARVDFFVSDNGPVLNEINTMPGFTPISMYPKVFEASGVTYPQLLSALIDQALSSAA is encoded by the coding sequence GTGAATTCTGCTGCAAATAAGATTCGTGTCGCCGTAGTCTACGGCGGCCAAAGTTCTGAACACTCCGTCTCTTGCGTTTCTGCAGGTGCCGTGATGAGCCACCTCGATCCCGAGCGCTTCGAGGTCTATCCCATTGGCATTAGCAAAGAAGGCGCGTGGACCGTTGGCACCACTGATGTGGAGGAACTTCGCACCCAAGATCGTGTGATGCCAACAGTGAAGATGCGCGAGCCACTTACCTTGGCTCTTGATCCTGCGCATCGTGGCGAGTTCCGTTTTGAAGATGGTTCCCTGCACACCACGGTGGACGTGATTTTCCCCGTGCTCCACGGCCCTTATGGCGAAGACGGCACCATCCAAGGCCTATTTGATCTCTCTGGCGTGCCCTATGTTGGCACCGGGGTTTTAAGCTCCGCCTGCGGCATGGATAAGGAATTTACTAAGAAGCTGCTCAAGGCAGAGGGCTTGCCGGTGGGCGAGGAAGTGGTCTTGCGCGATGGCCGCGACTTAAGCGAACAAGAGCTGGCACGCCTGGGCTTGCCGGTCTTTGTCAAGCCCGCCCGCGGTGGATCGTCGATTGGTATTTCTCGTGTTGAGTCCCGCGATGAGCTTGCTGCGGCAATCGAGCTCGCGCGCCAGTACGACTCAAAGGTGATCGTTGAGGCCGAAATCGTCGGTGAGGAAGTCGAGTGCGGTGTGCTCGAATACGCCGATGGCACCCGCGTGGCCTCAGTTCCGGCTCGTCTGATCAATACCGATGGTTCCGATGAGGGCTTCTACGGCTTCGACACCAAATACCTAGACAATGTGGTCTCCGCCGAGATCCCCGCGCAATTCGACGAGGCGCTCTTAGCGCAATTGCGCGAGCTTTCCTTACGCGCTTTCGATGCCTTGAACTGCGAAGGCCTAGCCCGCGTGGACTTTTTCGTCAGCGACAATGGCCCGGTGCTCAACGAGATCAACACGATGCCCGGCTTTACACCCATTTCGATGTACCCGAAGGTCTTCGAGGCCTCGGGCGTGACGTATCCGCAGTTGCTTAGCGCTCTGATTGATCAAGCGCTTTCGTCTGCTGCTTAA
- a CDS encoding DAK2 domain-containing protein, giving the protein MATIERIDAPLLWSWAQQASAALDQQAQRINQLNVFPVADADTGSNMAHTLAAAIRAVEHPDDLSKLSTELASGAIRGARGNSGVVLSQVFRAIAQVANARGSIDAEGMHEAATLALRFVHLALHQPVEGTIVSVLRAIAEQPAQPTLRATYEHMLESAQQALERTTSQLSVLAQAGVVDAGAAGLVLVLEVFGDVLDGAAIDYVPDDTHQDLAQLGTTEVMLYIRDANLDQFEQALSTLGNSIVLGRESDTSAQVHIHSTTPDAVLNCALAHGVISDIRLEALPPTGLQLLALCPADSQGQIAALLQSFGAQPIAVPEQASVEQVVEQFGDVQAEAIVLTGAMLPLGVIADVDAKLQQRGLRCHWVHSAGMLRTLAASSVFNAEAPVATSVLQLQEATAGMRVATIEGSPTQCRVRIGDYELSKHHSLNEAISAALAALLPGGGELVSVIAQQALDQGTIAHAHPAGTDLEWMILQAEELEVLAEVGVE; this is encoded by the coding sequence ATGGCCACCATTGAGCGTATCGATGCACCCTTGCTGTGGAGCTGGGCGCAACAAGCCTCCGCTGCGCTTGATCAACAGGCGCAAAGGATTAACCAGCTCAATGTCTTCCCCGTGGCGGATGCCGATACCGGCAGCAATATGGCGCACACCCTGGCCGCAGCCATTCGCGCGGTAGAGCACCCCGATGATCTATCCAAGCTCAGCACCGAGCTTGCCTCCGGGGCAATCCGCGGAGCTCGCGGCAATTCAGGGGTGGTGTTAAGCCAAGTCTTTCGCGCCATCGCTCAGGTGGCGAATGCCCGAGGCAGCATTGATGCCGAAGGCATGCACGAGGCTGCAACCTTAGCGCTCCGGTTTGTCCACCTTGCACTGCACCAACCGGTAGAAGGCACCATCGTAAGCGTACTGCGAGCCATCGCAGAACAGCCCGCCCAACCTACGTTGCGCGCCACCTACGAGCACATGCTTGAAAGTGCCCAACAAGCCCTCGAACGCACCACCTCCCAGCTTTCGGTACTGGCACAAGCCGGCGTGGTGGATGCAGGTGCTGCAGGCTTGGTGCTCGTCTTAGAGGTATTTGGCGATGTGCTTGATGGAGCCGCCATTGACTATGTACCGGATGACACACACCAAGACCTAGCCCAGCTTGGCACCACCGAGGTGATGTTGTATATCCGCGATGCCAACCTGGACCAATTCGAACAAGCCTTAAGTACGTTGGGTAATTCGATCGTGCTTGGCCGAGAAAGCGATACCAGCGCCCAGGTCCATATCCACAGCACCACACCGGATGCCGTGCTCAACTGCGCTCTCGCCCATGGTGTTATCAGCGATATCCGGCTTGAAGCACTTCCGCCCACGGGCTTGCAATTATTGGCCTTATGCCCAGCAGATAGCCAAGGCCAGATCGCCGCCTTGCTGCAAAGCTTTGGTGCCCAGCCCATAGCGGTGCCCGAGCAGGCCAGCGTGGAGCAGGTCGTAGAACAGTTCGGTGATGTGCAGGCAGAAGCCATCGTGCTCACCGGGGCCATGTTGCCACTTGGTGTGATTGCAGATGTGGATGCGAAATTGCAACAGCGTGGCCTTCGCTGCCATTGGGTGCATAGCGCGGGGATGCTGCGCACCTTGGCTGCAAGCAGTGTGTTTAATGCCGAAGCTCCGGTGGCCACCTCGGTACTCCAGCTCCAAGAAGCCACAGCGGGCATGAGGGTTGCCACCATCGAAGGCTCGCCCACCCAATGCCGAGTCCGTATTGGCGATTATGAGCTTTCCAAGCACCACAGCCTCAACGAGGCCATCAGTGCCGCCCTTGCGGCCTTGCTGCCAGGTGGCGGAGAACTCGTCAGCGTGATTGCACAACAGGCCCTGGACCAAGGCACCATCGCACACGCACACCCTGCCGGCACCGACCTGGAATGGATGATCCTTCAGGCAGAAGAGCTCGAAGTCTTAGCCGAGGTCGGGGTGGAATGA
- a CDS encoding ATP-dependent DNA helicase RecG: protein MLGWNDTRPLGSILDQSQARAFSRHFGFKRAQDLLEHFPRGYAAQGVGLGAGQAEEGDTVTLVGEVVHNTTRSNPKVGKVYTIWIDDGTGIHTTASFFRATWQPKVLHNGTRAIFSGKLKFFRGQPQLQHPDFFPLGKLEVAKEGHDGSKYAVMQLLLHLPYVPIYPAKQALPSWKILGAIDQVLKSLEPIPDPLGKFAPPDLPDFDQALRGIHEPPSQGPDLCRKRLNYDEALSLGLLMALRRADTQARKAPAMRSEASGYAKALRAALDFSLTKGQEAVLADIRADLSISTPMQRLLQGEVGSGKTVVALLAMLQCVDSGAQCALLAPTEVLATQHAQSIEAMLKGIDVNVTLLTGSMNTRQRQAALLDILSGDADIVIGTHALIQDTVEFFNLGLCVVDEQHRFGVEQRDTLRGKGREGLTPHLLVMTATPIPRTIAMTAFGDLSVSTLRELPGGRQPISSYVIPAGNQVWVARMWERLKEECRAGHQVYVVCPKIGGEDGVEALAAELQSHTMRDFRIAVLHGQLSSEDKAHAMAEFSAGKIDVLVATTVIEVGVDVANATAMLIYGAESFGVSQLHQLRGRVGRGGNASICFFYTHAEPGSRTLERVGRVASTQDGFELAEVDLEFRQEGNILGAQQSGRSHLRLLSLSKDRELIARANSDAAIIVEEDPKLARALVQDIDDQRQAYIDKS, encoded by the coding sequence ATGCTCGGCTGGAACGATACCCGCCCCTTGGGCTCCATCCTGGATCAATCCCAAGCCCGCGCTTTTTCGCGCCACTTCGGTTTCAAGCGCGCCCAAGACCTCCTCGAGCACTTCCCCCGAGGATACGCAGCCCAGGGTGTGGGCTTAGGCGCAGGCCAAGCAGAAGAAGGCGATACCGTGACCTTGGTGGGCGAGGTCGTACACAACACCACCCGCAGCAACCCCAAGGTAGGCAAGGTCTACACCATCTGGATCGACGATGGTACCGGTATTCACACCACCGCCAGTTTCTTTCGCGCCACCTGGCAGCCAAAGGTCTTACACAACGGCACCCGCGCAATTTTTAGCGGAAAACTCAAATTCTTCCGCGGCCAACCCCAGCTCCAGCACCCAGACTTTTTCCCCTTGGGCAAACTTGAAGTGGCAAAAGAAGGCCACGACGGCAGCAAATACGCCGTGATGCAGCTTCTGCTTCACTTGCCCTATGTGCCAATTTATCCGGCGAAACAGGCACTGCCATCGTGGAAAATCCTTGGCGCTATCGATCAGGTGCTCAAATCCCTTGAGCCTATTCCTGATCCACTGGGCAAATTCGCTCCACCAGATTTACCCGACTTTGACCAAGCCTTAAGAGGTATCCACGAACCGCCGTCGCAAGGCCCGGATCTGTGCAGAAAGCGCCTGAACTACGACGAGGCGCTTAGCCTTGGGCTGCTCATGGCGCTTCGTCGTGCTGATACCCAAGCCCGCAAGGCACCGGCAATGCGCAGCGAAGCTTCCGGCTATGCCAAAGCGCTTCGAGCCGCGCTGGACTTTAGCCTCACCAAAGGCCAAGAGGCAGTTTTGGCGGATATCCGCGCTGATCTAAGCATCTCCACACCCATGCAACGCCTACTTCAAGGAGAAGTCGGCTCCGGCAAGACGGTGGTAGCACTTTTAGCCATGCTGCAATGCGTGGATTCAGGCGCCCAATGCGCACTGCTCGCTCCAACAGAGGTGCTTGCCACCCAACACGCCCAGAGCATTGAGGCCATGCTCAAAGGTATCGACGTCAACGTCACGCTGCTTACAGGATCAATGAATACCCGCCAACGCCAAGCAGCACTCTTAGACATTCTAAGCGGTGACGCAGATATCGTGATCGGCACCCACGCCCTGATCCAAGACACGGTGGAGTTTTTCAATCTGGGCCTCTGCGTTGTCGATGAGCAACACCGCTTCGGCGTAGAGCAGCGCGACACGCTCAGGGGCAAAGGCCGTGAGGGGCTTACTCCGCACCTTTTGGTCATGACGGCCACCCCAATCCCTCGCACCATTGCCATGACCGCCTTTGGCGATCTCAGCGTGTCTACCTTGCGCGAACTCCCAGGCGGCAGGCAACCGATTAGCAGCTACGTCATCCCCGCAGGCAACCAGGTGTGGGTTGCGCGCATGTGGGAACGGCTCAAAGAGGAATGCCGCGCCGGGCACCAGGTGTATGTGGTGTGCCCAAAAATTGGTGGGGAAGACGGGGTAGAAGCACTCGCCGCCGAACTCCAATCCCACACCATGCGAGATTTCCGCATCGCGGTACTGCACGGGCAACTCAGCAGCGAAGACAAAGCCCACGCCATGGCAGAGTTTTCAGCCGGCAAGATCGACGTCTTAGTCGCCACCACCGTGATCGAGGTGGGTGTTGACGTTGCCAACGCCACCGCCATGCTCATCTACGGCGCTGAATCCTTCGGCGTATCCCAACTCCACCAATTACGAGGCCGCGTCGGCCGCGGCGGCAACGCCTCCATCTGCTTTTTCTACACCCACGCAGAACCCGGCTCACGCACCCTCGAAAGAGTCGGCCGAGTCGCATCCACCCAAGACGGATTCGAACTGGCAGAAGTAGACCTGGAGTTTAGACAAGAAGGCAATATCCTCGGCGCCCAACAATCCGGGCGTAGCCACCTGCGCCTGTTAAGCCTGAGCAAAGACCGCGAACTTATCGCAAGGGCCAATAGTGATGCGGCCATCATCGTAGAAGAAGACCCCAAGCTCGCACGCGCCCTGGTGCAAGATATCGACGACCAACGCCAGGCCTATATTGATAAAAGCTAA
- the coaD gene encoding pantetheine-phosphate adenylyltransferase, whose amino-acid sequence MSTHAVCPGSFDPVTMGHVNIIERATQLFEQVTVLVTANPNKPSGLFSVEERKALIREALKDHENIRVEHWSGLLVEYTQNNGIDTIVKGLRSSLDYDYELPMAQMNRKLAGIDTVFLMTDPKYGYISSTLCKEVTKYGGDVSDMLPDAVNRAMQEKLR is encoded by the coding sequence ATGAGCACGCACGCAGTATGCCCAGGATCCTTTGATCCAGTAACGATGGGGCATGTGAACATCATTGAACGGGCAACTCAATTATTTGAGCAGGTCACCGTGTTGGTCACGGCCAACCCGAATAAACCCAGTGGGCTTTTTAGCGTAGAAGAACGCAAGGCGCTAATCCGTGAGGCCTTAAAAGATCACGAGAATATTCGTGTAGAGCACTGGTCCGGGCTGTTGGTGGAATACACCCAAAACAATGGCATCGACACGATTGTCAAAGGCCTGCGCTCTTCTTTGGACTATGACTATGAGCTGCCCATGGCGCAGATGAATCGCAAGCTGGCAGGCATCGATACGGTCTTTTTAATGACCGACCCCAAATATGGCTACATCTCCTCCACACTGTGCAAGGAAGTGACCAAGTATGGGGGAGATGTCTCCGATATGCTGCCCGATGCGGTGAACCGGGCGATGCAGGAAAAGCTGCGCTAG
- a CDS encoding uracil-DNA glycosylase, with the protein MLPVHESWREPLAAVEPNIHAMGDFLRAEVAAGRTYLPAGNDILRAFSYPFDAVKVLIIGQDPYPTPGHAMGLSFSVQPDVRPIPRSLNNIYKELADDLGITPAAHGDLRPWCDQGVMLLNRVLSVQAGAPASHRGKGWEAITQHAIEALAQRQKPLVAILWGKDAQSAQQFLGDTPVIASAHPSPLSASRGFFGSKPFSRANEALSNLGAEPIDWRLYHT; encoded by the coding sequence ATGCTCCCAGTGCACGAATCCTGGCGCGAACCACTTGCTGCCGTAGAACCCAATATTCACGCCATGGGTGATTTCTTGCGCGCAGAGGTCGCCGCTGGCCGAACGTATCTGCCTGCCGGCAATGACATTTTACGTGCTTTTAGCTACCCATTTGATGCGGTAAAAGTGCTCATTATTGGCCAAGATCCCTACCCAACACCGGGTCATGCGATGGGGTTATCGTTTTCCGTGCAACCCGATGTGCGCCCAATTCCGCGCAGCTTGAACAATATTTATAAAGAGCTCGCAGATGATCTCGGCATCACTCCCGCAGCCCATGGCGATCTTCGCCCCTGGTGCGATCAGGGCGTCATGCTGCTCAACCGGGTGCTCAGCGTGCAAGCAGGAGCGCCTGCTTCTCACCGCGGCAAAGGTTGGGAGGCAATCACCCAGCACGCCATCGAAGCATTAGCGCAGCGCCAAAAGCCACTGGTGGCCATTCTTTGGGGCAAAGATGCCCAAAGCGCCCAACAGTTTTTAGGTGATACTCCCGTGATTGCCTCAGCGCATCCTTCGCCGCTTTCGGCTTCACGCGGCTTTTTTGGTTCCAAGCCTTTTAGCCGAGCTAATGAGGCTTTAAGCAACCTGGGCGCCGAACCCATCGATTGGCGCTTGTACCATACATAG
- a CDS encoding biotin/lipoyl-containing protein: protein MNIHAPFAGIVHYLVQPGEQVRTGQALASVEAVKLEAPVVAPGPGVVSRLLVEDFGDVIGGEAVIEVKEA from the coding sequence ATGAACATTCATGCCCCCTTCGCCGGGATCGTGCACTATCTGGTGCAACCAGGCGAACAAGTCCGAACTGGCCAAGCCCTCGCATCGGTAGAAGCCGTCAAGCTCGAAGCGCCCGTGGTGGCGCCGGGTCCTGGTGTGGTCAGCCGTTTATTGGTTGAGGATTTTGGTGATGTTATCGGCGGCGAAGCCGTGATCGAAGTGAAGGAAGCATAA
- a CDS encoding thiamine-phosphate kinase, with amino-acid sequence MKAPQNPTLAEVGEQAAINVIAAHAPSPRNGDDAAVLDHDAPNSRTVVTTDMLVEGRHFRLDWSTPAEIGRKAITQNFADVEAMGARPIAALLALSVPAHTRLEFVSELARGIGDRVGDYGAELVGGDITDGDAVVVSVTAVGQLGGSLPELRLDQARPGQILVASGEIGASAAGLALLRRFGRDGVPKEFLSLVSSHCAARVSEGRGFVARSAGVSAMTDNSDGLIADTTTIARRSNVSINIDPEAIAPTPLMREAAEILDADPWEWVLSGGEDHTLLGTTFRAAPTGFRVIGKVDHRSEGEVLLGGRAPRWDQGWNSFA; translated from the coding sequence ATGAAAGCACCGCAAAACCCAACCTTGGCTGAGGTAGGCGAACAAGCAGCAATTAACGTGATTGCCGCTCATGCCCCAAGCCCACGCAATGGCGATGATGCGGCGGTGCTGGATCACGACGCACCAAATTCACGCACGGTCGTAACCACCGACATGTTGGTTGAAGGCCGCCACTTCCGCCTCGACTGGTCTACTCCCGCAGAGATCGGGCGCAAGGCTATTACCCAAAACTTCGCTGATGTAGAAGCCATGGGCGCGCGCCCCATCGCGGCACTGCTGGCCTTATCGGTGCCGGCTCATACGCGCTTGGAATTCGTCTCAGAGCTTGCCCGCGGCATTGGTGATCGCGTGGGTGATTATGGTGCAGAGCTCGTCGGTGGCGATATCACCGACGGTGATGCCGTGGTGGTGTCGGTAACCGCGGTTGGCCAATTGGGCGGTTCTTTACCCGAGCTTAGACTTGACCAGGCTCGCCCTGGGCAAATCTTGGTGGCCTCCGGTGAGATCGGAGCTTCGGCCGCAGGCTTGGCGTTGCTTCGCCGTTTTGGCCGCGATGGCGTGCCGAAAGAATTTTTGTCCCTAGTATCTTCCCACTGTGCTGCCCGAGTCAGTGAGGGCAGGGGTTTTGTGGCTCGTTCTGCTGGAGTATCGGCCATGACCGATAATTCCGATGGCTTGATTGCCGATACCACTACGATTGCGCGTCGATCGAATGTGAGCATCAACATCGACCCAGAGGCCATCGCCCCAACCCCACTGATGCGCGAAGCAGCCGAGATCCTTGATGCAGATCCTTGGGAATGGGTGTTAAGCGGGGGAGAAGACCACACCTTGCTTGGTACTACCTTTCGGGCAGCACCTACGGGTTTTCGCGTGATCGGAAAAGTTGATCACCGCTCTGAAGGTGAGGTGCTGCTTGGTGGGCGCGCACCGCGCTGGGATCAGGGCTGGAATAGTTTCGCCTAA
- a CDS encoding amino acid ABC transporter permease: MTQPKPIQAKPLRHPGRWVAAAIILALFAWFLISAATNEAYGWDTYRAYLFDTRIATAAVHTLAITVLAMLLGVVLGCAVAVMRMSPNPVLSSVAWFYLWIFRGTPVYVQLVFWGLLGSIYQSINLGFAEVSLENALKNMFLLAVIGLGLNEAAYMAEIVRSGIQAVPEGQTEASKALGMSWWMTMRRTVLPQAMRIIVPPTGNEFISLLKTTSLVVAIPYTAELYGRATDIAAALFDPVPLLLVAATWYLAITSLLMVGQHFLEKYYDRGASRELTASQLASLADAEGALPKNINVIGKGK; encoded by the coding sequence ATGACTCAACCGAAGCCAATCCAGGCGAAGCCCCTTCGCCATCCCGGGCGCTGGGTGGCAGCCGCCATCATCCTCGCGCTCTTTGCCTGGTTCCTTATTTCTGCAGCCACCAATGAAGCCTATGGCTGGGACACCTACCGGGCATACCTGTTTGATACCCGCATCGCCACGGCCGCAGTGCACACCCTTGCCATTACGGTCTTGGCAATGTTGCTCGGCGTGGTGCTCGGCTGCGCTGTTGCCGTGATGCGCATGTCTCCAAACCCCGTGCTTTCCTCGGTGGCCTGGTTTTATCTCTGGATCTTCCGTGGCACCCCGGTGTATGTGCAGTTGGTGTTCTGGGGTCTTTTGGGTTCTATTTACCAAAGCATCAACCTAGGCTTTGCCGAGGTCTCGCTGGAGAACGCGCTGAAGAACATGTTCTTGCTGGCCGTGATCGGCCTGGGGCTGAACGAGGCTGCGTACATGGCCGAAATTGTGCGCTCCGGTATTCAGGCCGTGCCCGAAGGCCAAACTGAGGCTTCGAAGGCGCTGGGTATGAGCTGGTGGATGACTATGCGACGCACCGTGCTCCCCCAAGCCATGCGCATCATCGTCCCACCCACGGGCAATGAGTTTATCTCGCTGCTCAAAACCACCTCGCTGGTGGTGGCTATCCCCTACACCGCCGAGCTCTATGGCCGCGCCACCGATATTGCCGCCGCACTATTTGATCCAGTGCCGCTGCTATTAGTGGCAGCCACCTGGTATCTGGCCATTACCTCGCTTCTGATGGTGGGTCAGCACTTCCTAGAAAAGTATTATGACCGCGGTGCTTCCCGTGAGCTCACCGCATCGCAGCTTGCGAGCTTGGCAGATGCAGAAGGCGCCCTGCCAAAGAACATCAACGTGATTGGAAAGGGCAAGTGA
- a CDS encoding amino acid ABC transporter ATP-binding protein, giving the protein MENLMIDAQQLCKSFGSLEVLKGIDLQVPKGSVTCLIGPSGSGKSTLLRCVNHLEKISAGRLYVDGELIGYKERDGVLYEISEREAARQRSGIGMVFQNFNLFPHRTALENVMEAPVHVKGVAEKDAREQAMELLKKVGLGHKADAYPAQLSGGQQQRVAIARAVAMEPKLMLFDEPTSALDPELVGEVLRVMRELAADGMTMLVVTHEIGFAREVADTVVFMDGGVVVEAGDPKQVIDNPQHARTQEFLSSLL; this is encoded by the coding sequence ATGGAAAACCTCATGATCGACGCACAACAGTTGTGCAAGAGCTTCGGCAGCCTTGAGGTGCTCAAGGGCATCGATTTGCAGGTGCCCAAAGGCAGCGTGACCTGCTTGATTGGGCCTTCCGGCTCGGGCAAATCCACGCTTTTGCGCTGCGTGAATCACCTTGAAAAGATCAGCGCTGGCCGCCTCTACGTCGATGGCGAGCTCATTGGCTATAAGGAACGAGACGGCGTGCTCTATGAAATCTCCGAGCGCGAGGCCGCCCGCCAGCGTTCGGGCATTGGCATGGTGTTTCAGAACTTCAACTTATTCCCGCACCGCACTGCCCTAGAAAACGTCATGGAAGCGCCGGTGCATGTCAAGGGCGTCGCAGAAAAAGACGCCCGCGAGCAGGCGATGGAGCTGTTGAAGAAGGTCGGGTTAGGCCATAAGGCAGACGCCTATCCGGCGCAGCTTTCAGGTGGTCAGCAGCAGCGCGTGGCCATTGCTCGTGCGGTGGCGATGGAGCCAAAGCTCATGCTTTTCGACGAACCAACCTCCGCACTTGATCCGGAGCTGGTTGGAGAGGTGCTTCGCGTGATGCGTGAACTCGCCGCCGATGGCATGACCATGCTGGTGGTCACCCACGAGATCGGCTTTGCCCGCGAGGTAGCCGACACGGTGGTGTTCATGGATGGCGGCGTGGTGGTAGAAGCCGGTGATCCCAAGCAGGTCATCGACAACCCCCAACACGCACGCACCCAGGAGTTCTTATCTAGCCTGCTCTAG